From one Leptolyngbya sp. BL0902 genomic stretch:
- a CDS encoding helix-turn-helix domain-containing protein, with the protein MPRPLHLEPHFSVDELKARYRASHDPVEARRWHLLWLIHKPMALTEAAKAVGLNYDYARSIVTAYNREGANGVRNRRKDSRPHQPRSLLTAEQQQALAARLEMPPDDNGVWNGPKVAQVMAEILGVPKVWPQRGWDYLKRLEQSSHVPRPRHRKGNPETQEA; encoded by the coding sequence ATGCCTAGACCCCTCCATCTCGAACCTCATTTTTCGGTTGATGAATTGAAAGCCCGCTATCGGGCCAGTCACGACCCCGTTGAAGCTCGCCGCTGGCACCTACTGTGGCTTATTCACAAGCCCATGGCGCTGACGGAGGCGGCCAAAGCGGTGGGCTTGAATTATGACTATGCTCGCTCCATCGTGACGGCCTATAACCGCGAGGGTGCCAATGGAGTACGCAATCGTCGCAAAGATTCGCGCCCTCACCAGCCTCGGAGTCTGCTCACGGCGGAACAACAACAGGCGTTGGCCGCTCGGTTAGAAATGCCCCCTGACGACAATGGGGTTTGGAATGGGCCGAAGGTGGCTCAGGTGATGGCGGAGATTTTGGGGGTGCCGAAGGTGTGGCCACAGCGAGGGTGGGATTATCTCAAGCGGTTAGAGCAATCGTCGCACGTGCCCCGTCCTCGGCACCGTAAAGGAAATCCAGAGACCCAGGAGGCTTAA
- a CDS encoding SH3 domain-containing protein, translating to MKWLTFVLLLGLWTTACQRTPPVSVEPDNPEIAVTDPDVAEPTAEDPTTSPEPAPEPEPDPGNPIKTGTVRAEPSLRIHTTPGTNTPVIYAAPNGTRLDIFAETAMGDSTWYQVRSTLSPRLGWAYGGNIAVDGEGNLTSDRPPPPEPPPPDRPPPTDSLSMTCAGTLSNGTRFTVSYTREAGFSRFTLTPDSGDPLTANLAYSGKTDAQHGVWKGQLSESEVRVHHLSNQAAKPGDEVRVFYNIFDGSAVCR from the coding sequence ATGAAATGGTTAACGTTTGTGCTGCTGCTGGGGCTCTGGACAACAGCCTGCCAGCGAACACCCCCGGTTTCTGTGGAACCGGACAACCCGGAGATCGCCGTAACTGATCCAGATGTGGCCGAACCAACGGCGGAGGATCCAACCACTAGCCCAGAGCCAGCACCGGAACCGGAACCCGATCCGGGCAACCCCATCAAAACGGGCACGGTGAGGGCCGAGCCGTCCCTGCGGATCCACACCACCCCCGGCACGAATACGCCCGTCATCTATGCCGCCCCCAACGGCACCCGGTTAGATATTTTTGCCGAAACCGCCATGGGCGATAGCACCTGGTATCAGGTGAGGAGTACTCTATCGCCCCGGTTGGGTTGGGCCTATGGTGGCAATATTGCAGTCGATGGCGAGGGAAATCTCACCTCAGATCGCCCGCCGCCGCCAGAACCCCCTCCACCGGATCGTCCACCGCCAACGGATAGCCTCTCCATGACCTGTGCCGGAACCTTATCGAACGGCACGAGATTTACGGTGAGCTACACCCGTGAGGCAGGCTTTAGCCGCTTCACCCTCACGCCCGACTCCGGCGATCCGCTCACGGCTAATTTGGCCTACTCCGGCAAAACCGACGCCCAGCACGGAGTATGGAAAGGCCAGCTTAGCGAGTCGGAGGTGCGGGTGCATCACCTCTCGAACCAAGCCGCCAAGCCGGGGGATGAGGTTCGGGTGTTTTACAACATTTTTGATGGCAGCGCGGTGTGCCGTTAG
- a CDS encoding SH3 domain-containing protein, which produces MLRYWPLAMIVGLWPMAEVARAIPLASPQLIAQAQLYGTVIPNELNVRDGAGTDRRVLYVLHRDAVVRITGQYGDGADSWYRIVPMTSGYPQTEGWVSGAYLKIRDSQPSVSYYDTGYQAGLADAQAGNTYDPVGGSRDLPADASRAYTRGYSDGYTAGRPGNPSGLQRYYDDGYQHGLEDGRAGRTYDPVAGSHGLPANLSREYTRGYADGYEQGRP; this is translated from the coding sequence ATGTTGAGATATTGGCCGTTGGCGATGATCGTTGGGCTATGGCCGATGGCGGAGGTGGCCAGAGCGATTCCTCTGGCCTCGCCCCAACTGATTGCCCAGGCTCAGCTTTATGGCACCGTTATTCCCAATGAGCTGAATGTGCGGGATGGGGCAGGTACGGATCGCCGAGTGCTCTATGTGCTCCACCGCGATGCCGTGGTGCGGATTACAGGCCAGTATGGCGACGGGGCCGACAGTTGGTACCGCATTGTGCCCATGACCAGCGGCTATCCCCAAACCGAAGGTTGGGTCTCGGGCGCGTACTTAAAAATCCGGGATTCGCAGCCCTCAGTCTCCTACTACGACACGGGCTACCAAGCCGGATTGGCCGATGCCCAGGCTGGCAACACCTACGACCCCGTGGGCGGAAGTCGCGATTTGCCCGCCGATGCCTCCCGTGCCTACACCCGTGGCTACAGTGATGGCTACACTGCCGGACGTCCCGGCAACCCCTCTGGCCTCCAGCGCTACTACGACGATGGCTACCAGCATGGCCTAGAGGATGGTCGGGCCGGACGCACCTACGACCCCGTGGCCGGAAGCCATGGTCTGCCTGCCAACCTCTCGCGGGAATACACCCGTGGCTATGCCGATGGTTATGAGCAGGGACGTCCCTAG
- a CDS encoding Uma2 family endonuclease yields the protein MGQAVSSPPTHLTFEDYLAYDDGTDTRYELVDGVLVEMPPESFENNTIARKLLLELAKHFPVALLGHKDTEIEITGRRARCRIPDVLVHTEDSAAALAGAPRATITRDMPPPALVVEVVSPGQANRERDYRYKHTEYAARGIGEYWIVDPETRQVTLCRWVSGQYEDQVYSGDEKLQSDLVPEFGLTTAEIFA from the coding sequence ATGGGTCAAGCTGTCTCATCTCCCCCCACCCACCTCACCTTTGAGGACTATTTGGCCTACGACGACGGTACCGATACCCGCTACGAACTGGTGGATGGAGTTTTAGTGGAAATGCCGCCCGAATCCTTTGAAAACAACACCATTGCCAGAAAACTATTGCTTGAACTGGCGAAACATTTCCCGGTTGCCCTACTCGGCCACAAAGATACGGAAATCGAGATCACAGGTCGTCGGGCACGGTGCCGTATCCCCGATGTGCTGGTGCATACGGAAGACTCCGCCGCCGCCCTAGCAGGTGCCCCCCGCGCCACCATCACCCGCGATATGCCCCCTCCGGCCCTGGTGGTGGAAGTGGTCAGCCCCGGACAGGCCAACCGAGAACGGGACTATCGCTATAAGCACACCGAGTACGCGGCACGGGGCATTGGCGAATACTGGATTGTCGATCCCGAAACCCGCCAAGTCACCCTCTGCCGCTGGGTGAGCGGCCAATACGAAGACCAGGTTTACAGCGGTGATGAGAAGCTTCAATCCGACCTCGTGCCTGAATTTGGCTTAACCACTGCCGAGATTTTTGCATAG
- a CDS encoding TIGR00266 family protein — MQVELMYQPAYTLGRVQLRGGEQVRVEASSMVGMSTGTTLETKTGGIMQALKRSFLGGESFFQNVYTAPAQGGEVWVAPSLPGDLNVITLREPMLIQSGAYVASDIGVTLDAKWGGSKSFFGTGGGLFMLRAEGQGQVVVSSYGAIHEFTLAAGESFTIDTGHLVALSESMPFKTRSVGGMKTFLFSGEGFVVDLTGPGKVLVQTRSQDQFLAWLIPKLPQPSSSSSS; from the coding sequence ATGCAAGTTGAATTGATGTATCAGCCCGCCTACACCCTTGGCCGTGTTCAATTGCGAGGGGGCGAACAGGTACGGGTAGAAGCCTCCTCGATGGTGGGGATGTCCACCGGGACGACCCTAGAAACCAAAACAGGGGGCATCATGCAGGCTCTCAAGCGCTCCTTTTTGGGTGGAGAAAGCTTCTTTCAAAATGTGTACACCGCTCCAGCCCAGGGCGGCGAGGTGTGGGTGGCCCCTTCTTTGCCGGGGGATTTGAACGTGATTACCCTCCGTGAGCCGATGCTGATCCAGTCGGGGGCGTATGTGGCCTCGGATATTGGCGTTACCCTAGATGCCAAATGGGGCGGATCCAAGTCCTTCTTTGGCACGGGGGGCGGGTTGTTTATGCTGCGGGCGGAAGGCCAAGGCCAGGTGGTCGTGTCCTCCTATGGCGCAATCCACGAATTTACCCTGGCGGCGGGCGAATCCTTCACCATCGACACCGGGCACCTGGTAGCCCTCAGCGAATCCATGCCCTTCAAAACCCGATCCGTCGGCGGCATGAAGACCTTTCTCTTTAGCGGTGAGGGCTTTGTGGTGGATCTCACCGGGCCAGGAAAGGTCTTAGTACAAACCCGTTCCCAAGATCAGTTCCTAGCTTGGTTGATTCCCAAACTGCCCCAGCCCAGCAGTAGCAGTAGTAGCTGA
- a CDS encoding Eco57I restriction-modification methylase domain-containing protein yields the protein MPQSSHHRLFQEKTLSRALKGFTFPDDITTRHQTMLQWVKALESGTLDAVKETSLHGEFLQKVFQEVLGYRSVVGGAGQQWELHAEQTISDGGGSADGALGFFHAVTNQKGGKKLEGRVIAPIELKGAKNDLDRAAPGRKESAVDQGWRYANYTADCRWVLVSNYREIRLYQTSKTPAYYEVFRLKDLTDITTFKAFYFVLCRQNFLPPSADPKARSVIDQLLVESDKAEVEITKALYEEYKQVRINLARHFRATGPADLPDRDIALIEKAQKTLDRVLFIAFCEDKDLLPKETLQQAHDHQDPYNPRLIWENYKAVFRAVDQGNPSLAILGYNGGLFKYDPLLDDQLQVSDILCTQLKKLARYDFESEVSVNILGHIFEQSVTDLEELRALAAGETYDQKKGQRKTQGVYYTPAFITQYIVSVALGGYLHRKEKALWQEIGIDQIRANAVRQRRKAEIQFWERYRDEVLVKTRVVDPACGSGAFLIAAFDYLNNEYERVNEQLAALKLADDTGEFLGQRSLFDLTKTILNQNLYGVDLSSESVEITKLSLWLKTAERGKQLTYLDDNIKVGNSIVDDPTVAPRAFAWATEFAEVFADGGFDVVIGNPPYVRQELLTPFKPYLQRHYAAYDGVADLYVYFYEKGLKILRPNGVMSYIVTNKWLRAGYGEPLRKFFAENSIFEQIIDFGHAPIFQDADVFPCIVAVRKPVEEDIQKSDTSISVEVCPIPREKLENINLPQFVNQEGYKISWDRFYGEAWSLELPEVGYLFERIQRTESNLKDFVGIKPYRGILTGFNDAFLIDDSTRKSLIEADEKCSEIIKPYLRGQDVDRWSSEWEQLWMIFIRWDCSIEEYPSVLNWLETHRKGLSSRPEVIQRRFPWYAMSRYGSDYWELYEKPKIIYQEIQFHPSYSFDLNGQFTNNKVFFISTDDLYLLATLNSPLMWWYNWRYLPHMKDEALTPKGELIELLPIAPPTDEIRAEVEPAVQQLIELTKANQQATREMLDWFRVEHGIDKAGNKLSDFATLSLDDFLQEIKKRRPKGAGNLGPKDLKTLKEAYGDYALPIQQRRRDGLVLEHRISDLVNQAYDLTPEDIDLMWKTAPPRMPFSRP from the coding sequence ATGCCTCAATCCAGCCACCACCGCCTGTTTCAAGAAAAGACTCTAAGCCGAGCGCTGAAGGGGTTTACGTTTCCTGATGACATCACAACGCGACATCAAACGATGTTGCAGTGGGTGAAGGCCCTAGAGAGCGGCACCCTGGATGCGGTGAAGGAAACCTCGCTGCACGGGGAATTTTTGCAGAAGGTGTTTCAGGAGGTTTTGGGCTATCGCTCGGTGGTTGGTGGCGCAGGACAACAGTGGGAACTGCACGCCGAGCAGACCATTTCCGATGGTGGCGGTTCTGCCGATGGAGCGCTGGGCTTTTTCCATGCCGTGACAAACCAGAAGGGCGGCAAAAAGTTAGAGGGCCGAGTGATTGCGCCCATCGAGCTAAAGGGAGCCAAAAATGACCTAGACCGTGCTGCCCCAGGCCGTAAGGAATCTGCAGTAGACCAGGGGTGGCGCTATGCCAACTACACCGCCGATTGTCGCTGGGTGCTGGTGTCAAACTATCGTGAAATTCGGCTGTATCAAACCAGTAAAACTCCAGCCTATTATGAGGTTTTTCGGCTGAAGGATTTGACCGATATCACGACCTTCAAAGCCTTTTACTTTGTGCTATGTCGGCAAAACTTTTTGCCCCCCAGTGCCGACCCCAAAGCCCGTTCGGTGATTGACCAACTTTTAGTTGAGTCTGACAAGGCAGAGGTGGAAATTACTAAAGCCCTCTATGAAGAATATAAACAGGTGCGAATCAACCTAGCCCGTCATTTTCGTGCCACTGGCCCTGCTGATTTGCCAGATCGAGACATTGCCTTAATCGAAAAAGCCCAAAAAACCCTAGATCGGGTGCTGTTTATTGCCTTTTGCGAAGACAAAGACCTTCTACCTAAGGAAACCCTTCAGCAAGCCCACGATCACCAAGATCCCTATAATCCTCGCCTCATTTGGGAAAACTACAAGGCCGTTTTTCGGGCGGTGGATCAGGGAAATCCGTCCCTAGCGATTCTGGGCTACAACGGTGGTCTCTTTAAGTATGATCCGTTGCTTGATGATCAGCTTCAGGTGTCGGATATTCTCTGCACTCAGCTTAAAAAACTGGCCCGCTACGATTTCGAGTCTGAGGTGTCGGTCAACATTTTGGGCCACATTTTTGAGCAATCTGTTACCGATTTGGAGGAACTGCGAGCACTGGCAGCGGGGGAAACCTACGACCAAAAGAAAGGCCAACGCAAAACCCAGGGCGTTTACTACACTCCGGCGTTTATCACTCAATATATTGTCTCGGTGGCGTTGGGTGGCTATTTGCACCGCAAGGAAAAAGCCCTTTGGCAAGAGATAGGCATCGACCAAATTCGTGCCAATGCGGTGCGCCAACGTCGCAAAGCCGAAATTCAGTTTTGGGAACGCTACCGTGATGAGGTACTCGTCAAAACCCGTGTGGTTGACCCGGCCTGTGGTTCGGGGGCATTTTTGATTGCCGCTTTTGATTATCTCAATAATGAGTACGAACGGGTCAACGAACAACTAGCAGCCCTCAAGCTGGCAGATGATACGGGCGAGTTTCTAGGTCAGCGTAGTTTATTTGATCTCACCAAAACCATTCTGAACCAAAATCTCTATGGGGTAGATCTGTCCTCCGAGTCGGTGGAAATTACGAAGCTGTCGCTATGGCTAAAAACGGCGGAACGGGGTAAACAACTTACCTATCTGGACGACAACATTAAGGTAGGAAATTCCATTGTGGATGATCCAACCGTGGCCCCTCGCGCCTTTGCCTGGGCAACAGAATTTGCTGAGGTGTTTGCCGATGGTGGGTTTGATGTGGTGATTGGCAACCCGCCCTATGTGCGGCAAGAATTGTTAACGCCGTTTAAGCCCTACCTACAACGCCACTATGCGGCCTATGATGGCGTTGCAGATTTGTATGTGTATTTCTATGAGAAGGGGCTGAAGATTTTACGGCCTAATGGGGTGATGTCGTATATTGTGACGAACAAATGGCTACGGGCAGGCTATGGAGAACCGCTACGCAAGTTTTTTGCCGAAAACAGCATTTTTGAACAAATCATCGACTTTGGCCATGCACCCATTTTTCAAGATGCGGATGTGTTTCCGTGTATTGTGGCGGTGAGAAAGCCAGTAGAAGAAGACATACAGAAGAGTGACACTTCTATCTCAGTAGAAGTTTGCCCTATACCTAGAGAGAAATTAGAAAACATTAATCTTCCACAATTTGTCAACCAAGAGGGATATAAAATTTCTTGGGACAGATTTTACGGAGAAGCGTGGAGTTTAGAGCTTCCGGAAGTTGGCTACCTCTTTGAGAGAATACAGCGTACAGAATCTAATCTTAAAGATTTTGTTGGAATTAAGCCATATCGAGGAATATTAACTGGTTTCAATGATGCTTTCCTGATTGACGACTCAACCCGAAAAAGCCTGATTGAAGCAGACGAAAAATGTTCGGAAATCATAAAGCCCTATCTTAGAGGGCAAGATGTTGATAGGTGGTCTTCTGAATGGGAGCAGCTTTGGATGATTTTCATCCGATGGGATTGTTCCATTGAAGAATACCCATCCGTGCTTAATTGGCTAGAGACTCATAGAAAAGGCTTATCCAGTCGTCCAGAGGTAATTCAAAGAAGATTTCCCTGGTATGCCATGAGTCGTTATGGTTCTGACTACTGGGAGCTATATGAGAAGCCTAAGATTATCTATCAAGAAATTCAGTTTCATCCGTCTTATAGCTTTGACTTAAATGGACAATTTACCAATAACAAAGTTTTCTTTATTTCCACCGACGATCTATATCTTCTTGCAACTCTGAACTCACCGCTAATGTGGTGGTATAACTGGCGTTATCTCCCACACATGAAGGATGAAGCCTTAACTCCAAAAGGAGAGCTAATTGAGTTATTACCCATCGCGCCACCCACTGACGAAATCCGTGCCGAGGTTGAACCTGCTGTTCAACAACTTATTGAATTAACCAAAGCCAACCAGCAAGCCACTCGTGAAATGTTGGATTGGTTTCGGGTGGAGCATGGCATCGACAAAGCAGGCAACAAACTCAGCGACTTTGCCACCCTTTCCCTCGATGACTTTTTGCAAGAAATCAAAAAACGTCGCCCCAAAGGTGCAGGCAACCTTGGCCCCAAAGACCTCAAGACCCTCAAAGAAGCCTACGGCGACTATGCCCTGCCCATCCAACAACGCCGCCGCGATGGCCTGGTACTAGAACACCGCATTTCTGACTTGGTCAACCAAGCCTACGACCTCACCCCCGAAGACATCGATTTAATGTGGAAAACCGCCCCACCCAGAATGCCCTTTAGCCGTCCGTAG
- a CDS encoding AraC family transcriptional regulator, producing the protein MKSIPLIRVGLLLPIVNFLDHIGSPTERLLEQVSISPMALDRPDGLLTLYQGASLAERAAALEGIETLGFLIGSQTPPPRLGTLGKLVQNSLTLFDLFITVEQVIGMANSGQRVSLRWDGDWVWWQFNCENPGRISNLQNHRYDLGLYLSALRQALGPNWRPPELHLKEPRCQAMVDLQDFAGTTIHFLRPYNAIKIPRSALSLPYNPSAPSNNLGSPDYERFQQTAPDPAFFNSLHQLIQAMLPYSYPDIALVAAASGLSVRTLQRILAEAGLTYSKLVDRVRFNRAIALLQQPEVKLLDIAGELGYTDPANFTRAFKRWAGISPREYRLLHSHKSIE; encoded by the coding sequence ATGAAGTCAATTCCTCTGATTCGAGTTGGGCTTCTGTTGCCCATTGTTAATTTTTTAGATCACATCGGCTCCCCCACCGAGCGCTTGCTAGAACAGGTCAGTATCTCCCCCATGGCGCTTGATCGGCCAGACGGTCTGCTGACGCTTTACCAGGGGGCATCCCTCGCAGAACGGGCGGCGGCCTTGGAGGGGATAGAAACCCTTGGATTCTTGATCGGCAGTCAAACTCCACCGCCTCGGCTGGGCACCCTGGGCAAACTTGTGCAAAATTCCCTCACCCTGTTTGATTTGTTCATCACCGTCGAGCAAGTGATCGGCATGGCCAACTCTGGGCAGCGGGTCAGCCTGCGGTGGGATGGCGACTGGGTGTGGTGGCAATTCAACTGCGAAAATCCTGGCCGGATTAGCAATCTCCAAAACCATCGCTACGATCTCGGCCTGTACCTTAGTGCGCTGCGTCAGGCTCTAGGGCCAAATTGGCGACCCCCAGAACTTCACCTCAAGGAGCCACGTTGCCAAGCCATGGTAGATTTACAAGATTTTGCGGGCACCACCATTCACTTTTTGCGCCCCTACAATGCCATCAAAATTCCTCGGTCGGCCCTCAGTTTGCCCTACAACCCCAGTGCCCCCAGCAATAATCTTGGTAGCCCAGACTATGAACGGTTCCAGCAGACGGCCCCAGACCCAGCGTTTTTCAACTCGTTGCACCAACTGATTCAGGCCATGCTGCCCTACAGCTATCCCGATATTGCCCTCGTGGCGGCGGCATCAGGGCTGAGCGTGCGAACCCTGCAACGGATCCTGGCCGAGGCCGGACTGACCTACTCCAAGCTGGTTGACCGGGTGAGGTTTAACCGAGCTATAGCGCTGCTGCAACAGCCCGAGGTGAAACTGCTAGATATTGCGGGTGAACTGGGCTATACCGACCCCGCCAACTTTACCCGTGCCTTTAAGCGCTGGGCCGGGATCTCGCCCCGCGAATATCGGCTCTTGCATAGCCACAAGAGTATAGAGTGA
- a CDS encoding bile acid:sodium symporter family protein has translation MDIKELLSSFAQLTVFSIMLSMGMALGFTGISRLWRRPSLLVRCIVAAFVVVPLAAMVVTKVVPLSFEVRAGIAAMAVIPGAPVIYRKMLKGPGDAELAGSFQATMALLSVVLVPLWFGIISALYPMDATAALSVVFKQVMTVQGIPLLVGAALAHWLPDLTEEFSEPLNRISNAMLIGVVLMVVVMGLSLVLKAGPLPILAVVLMAAAALLAGHYLGGSDPVQRETLALANGSRNAGLALALITLNFPAVAQEVLVTIASYAVMSGIATKIYTHLYQKQLARTARVQDAPGV, from the coding sequence ATGGACATCAAGGAATTACTGAGTAGTTTTGCCCAACTCACGGTCTTTAGCATCATGCTGTCGATGGGGATGGCCCTGGGGTTTACGGGCATTAGTCGGCTGTGGCGCAGGCCGTCGTTGCTGGTGCGGTGCATTGTGGCGGCGTTTGTGGTGGTGCCCCTAGCTGCGATGGTGGTGACAAAGGTGGTGCCCCTTTCCTTTGAGGTGCGGGCGGGCATTGCCGCAATGGCGGTGATTCCGGGTGCTCCGGTAATCTATCGCAAGATGCTGAAGGGGCCAGGGGATGCGGAACTGGCGGGCAGCTTCCAGGCGACGATGGCGCTGCTGTCGGTGGTGCTGGTGCCCCTGTGGTTTGGCATTATTTCGGCGCTGTACCCCATGGATGCGACGGCGGCGCTGTCGGTGGTGTTTAAGCAAGTGATGACGGTACAGGGTATTCCGCTGCTGGTAGGGGCGGCGCTGGCCCACTGGTTGCCCGATTTAACGGAGGAGTTTAGCGAACCCCTCAACCGCATTAGTAATGCCATGTTGATTGGCGTGGTGTTGATGGTGGTGGTGATGGGGCTGTCGCTGGTGCTGAAGGCTGGCCCCCTGCCGATTTTGGCGGTGGTGTTGATGGCGGCGGCGGCGCTGCTGGCGGGTCACTACCTGGGCGGGTCGGATCCGGTGCAGCGAGAAACCCTAGCCCTGGCCAATGGATCGCGCAATGCGGGGCTAGCCCTGGCGTTGATTACCCTCAACTTTCCTGCCGTGGCCCAGGAGGTGCTAGTTACCATTGCCTCCTATGCCGTGATGTCGGGCATTGCCACCAAAATCTACACCCATCTCTACCAAAAGCAACTGGCCCGTACTGCCCGCGTTCAGGATGCTCCAGGGGTTTAG
- a CDS encoding DUF2092 domain-containing protein — MNNNTLLNPIGGVSLALGMALTVGAIAPMPTQAQELDPNATEVLQFMSDYLTRTQAFSVNADIDFEIVTTTGQKLQFSSYASMVMQRPTGLFFQRRGPLADAEVFFDGSQITLFGRRINAYATIPLSGTIDEAILTMEAETGLPFPGADLMFSNPYEVLMEGVESSTYLGTGYIDGVEVHHLAFREADVDWQIWVQTGDRPLPMKYVITTKWITGAPEYSIRLRDWNTNPQIPANRFTFTPPAGVRLLEALPPSELEDYQEAQ, encoded by the coding sequence ATGAACAACAACACCCTTCTAAACCCCATCGGCGGCGTATCCCTCGCCCTCGGTATGGCCCTCACCGTGGGAGCCATCGCGCCGATGCCAACCCAGGCCCAGGAGCTAGACCCCAACGCCACCGAAGTCCTGCAATTTATGTCGGACTACCTGACCAGAACCCAAGCCTTCAGCGTCAATGCCGATATCGATTTTGAAATCGTCACCACCACGGGGCAAAAGCTGCAATTTAGCAGCTACGCCTCCATGGTGATGCAGCGGCCCACGGGGCTATTTTTCCAGCGCCGGGGGCCATTGGCCGATGCTGAAGTTTTCTTTGACGGTAGCCAGATCACCCTGTTTGGGCGGCGGATTAACGCCTATGCCACCATCCCCCTCAGCGGCACCATCGACGAGGCCATCCTCACCATGGAAGCCGAGACGGGCCTACCCTTTCCGGGGGCGGATTTGATGTTTAGCAACCCCTACGAAGTGCTGATGGAAGGGGTGGAAAGCAGCACCTACCTCGGCACAGGCTACATCGACGGCGTGGAAGTGCATCACCTGGCCTTCCGGGAAGCCGATGTGGACTGGCAAATTTGGGTGCAAACCGGGGATCGGCCCCTGCCCATGAAGTATGTGATCACCACCAAATGGATCACGGGTGCGCCGGAATACTCCATCCGTCTGCGCGACTGGAACACCAACCCGCAGATTCCCGCCAACCGCTTCACCTTTACTCCCCCCGCCGGGGTCAGATTGCTCGAAGCCCTGCCCCCCAGCGAACTCGAAGACTATCAGGAGGCCCAATAG
- a CDS encoding DUF6515 family protein yields MQRQPMKFMILGTVALLAASTLADGMLNSRIVTQRAEAVVGRPATPVSAAGTSRRTTRRVIRRSTIYVASLPGNCSTVIIEGVSLYLCGGTYYEPYGNQYVVVYVE; encoded by the coding sequence ATGCAACGGCAACCGATGAAATTCATGATTTTGGGCACCGTGGCTCTGTTGGCGGCGAGTACCTTGGCCGATGGGATGCTCAATAGCCGCATTGTGACCCAGCGGGCCGAAGCCGTAGTCGGTAGGCCCGCCACCCCCGTCAGTGCCGCCGGAACCTCTCGACGCACCACCCGACGCGTGATTCGGCGTTCCACCATCTACGTCGCCAGCCTGCCGGGGAACTGTTCCACGGTAATTATTGAAGGGGTAAGCCTCTACCTCTGTGGCGGCACCTACTACGAACCCTACGGCAATCAATACGTGGTGGTGTACGTCGAGTAG